The following proteins are co-located in the Xiphophorus maculatus strain JP 163 A chromosome 8, X_maculatus-5.0-male, whole genome shotgun sequence genome:
- the LOC111609428 gene encoding NACHT, LRR and PYD domains-containing protein 3-like encodes MDQQISEVASGPSAQQHQTHLDSIFMLLEDNIVTFVKNELKKIQKVLSPDDPECSENQREDDDVLEGEDEEQRRSNTEAMMKITLNFLRRMKQEELADRLQSKQFAAVCRHQLKSGLKKKFQSVFEGIAKAGSPTLLNQIYTELYITEGGTGEVNDEHEVRQIETASRKTHRPETTIRQEDIFKIPPGRDQPIRIMLTKGVAGIGKTVLTQKFTLDWAEDKAHQNIQFIFPFTFRELNVLKEKKFSLVELVHHFFPETKEFCSFEHFQVLFIFDGLDESRLSLDFHNKEILTDATESTSVDVLLTNLIRGKLLPSALLWITTRPAAANQIPPQCVGMVTEVRGFNDPQKEEYFRKRFRDEQRASRIISHMKTSRSLHIMCHIPVFCWITATVLEDVLETREGGELPRTLTEMYIHFLVVQTKVKKVKYDGGAETDPHWSPESRKMIESLGKLAFDQLQKGNLIFYESDLTECGIDIRAASVYSGVFTQIFKEERGLYQDKVFCFVHLSVQEFLAALHVHLTFINTGSDVMKETQRSKKSSLLNKSHLKSLHQRAIDQALQSPNGHLDLFLRFLLGLSLQTNQRLLQGLLTKTGSSAQTNQKTVQYIKEKINENVSAEKSINLFHCLNELNDRSLVEEIQQSLSSGSLSTDKLSPAQWSALVFILVSSGKDLDVFDLKKYSASEEVLLKLLPVVKASNKALLSGCNLSKRSCEALSSVLSSQSSSLRELDLSNNNLQDSGVKLLSAGLKSPNCNLETLRLSDCNLSQRSCEVLSSVLSSQSSSLRELDLSNNNLQDSGVKLLSAGLKSPNCNLETLSLSGCLVSEEGCASLASALTSNSSHLKELDLSYNHPGDSGVKLLSAGLKDPHWRLEALRVEPAGVPFLTPGLRKYSCQLTIDTNTVNRELKLSEDNRKVTWVKELQSYPYHTDRFDYWPQLLCRTGLTGRCYWEVEWRGTVYISVSYRRIRRKGDSRDCWFGWNDHSWSLRCSDVGYSVWYNNIKTRLSSSSVSNRVAVYVDCPAGILSFYRVSSDSLILLHTFNTTFTEPLIPGFGFWFSSGSSVFLC; translated from the exons ATGGACCAGCAGATCTCAGAGGTTGCCAGTGGTCCGTCTGCCCAGCAGCATCAAACACATCTGGACTCCATATTTATG ctgctggaggacaatattgtcacttttgtgaaaaatgagctgaaaaagATTCAGAAGGTTCTGAGTCCTGATGACCCAGAATGTTCAGAGAATCAGAGAGAGGATGATGATGTGTTGGAAggtgaggatgaagagcagagaaGGAGCAACACAGAGGCAATGATGAAGATCACGctgaacttcctgaggaggatgaagcaggaggagctggctgACCGTCTGCAGAGCA aacaatttgctgcagtttgtcgacatcaacttaaatctggtctgaagaagaagttccagtctgtgtttgaggggattgctaaagcaggaagtccaacccttctgaaccagatctacacagagctctacatcacagagggagggactggagaggtcaatgatgaacatgaggtcagacagattgaaacagcatccaggaaaacacacagaccagaaacaacaatcagacaagaagacatctttaaaatcccacctggaagagatcaaccaatcagaataaTGTTGAcaaagggagtggctggcattgggaaaacagtcctaacacagaagttcactctggactgggctgaagacaaagcccaccagaacatccagttcatatttccattcacgttcagagagctgaatgtgctgaaagagaaaaagttcagcttggtgGAACTTGTTCATCACTTCTTTCCTGAAACCAAAGAATTTTGCAGCTTTGAacacttccaggttctgttcatctttgatggtctggatgagagtcgactttcgctggacttccacaacaaggagatcctgactgatgctacagagtccacctcagtggacgttctgctgacaaacctcatcagggggaaactgcttccctctgctctcctctggataaccacacgacctgcagcagccaatcagatccctcctcagtgtgttggcatggtgacagaggtcagagggttcaatgacccacagaaggaggagtacttcaggaagagattcagagatgagCAGCGGGCtagcaggatcatctcccacatgaagacatcacgaagcctccacatcatgtgccacatcccagtcttctgctggatcactgctacagttctggaggatgtgttggagaccagagagggaggagagctgcccaGAACACTGACGGAGATGTACATCCACTTCCTGGTGgttcagaccaaagtgaagaaggtcaagtatgatggaggagctgaaacagatccacactggagtccagagagcaggaagatgattgagtctctgggaaaactggcttttgatcagctgcagaaaggaaacctgatcttctatgaatcagacctgacagagtgtggcatcgatatcagagcagcctcagtgtactcaggagtgttcacacagatctttaaagaggagagaggtctgtaccaggacaaggtgttctgcttcgtccatctgagtgttcaggagtttttggctgctcttcatgttcatctgaCCTTTATCAACACTGGTTCTGATGtgatgaaagaaacacaaagatctAAGAAATCTTCATTACTTAATAAATCTCACCTAAAATCTCTCCATCAGAGAGCTATTGACCAGGCCTTACAGAGTCCAAATGGACACCTGGACTTGTTCCTCCGCTTCCTCCTGGGACTTTCACTGCAGACTAATCAGAGACTCCTACAAGGTCTGCTgacaaagacaggaagtagtgcacagaccaatcagaaaacagttcAGTACATCAAGGAGAAGATCAATGAGAATGTGTCTGCggagaaaagcatcaatctgttccactgtctgaatgaactgaatgatcgttctctagtggaggagatccaacagtctctgagttcaggaagtCTCTCCACAGATAAACTGTCTCCTGCTCAGTGGTCAGCTCTGGTTTTCATCTTAGTGTCATCAGGAaaagatctggatgtgtttgacctgaagaaatactctgcttcagaggaggttcttctgaagctgctgccaGTGGTTAAAGCCTCCAACAAAGCTCT actgagtggctgtaacctctcaaagagaagctgtgaagctctgtcctcagttctcagctcccagtcctccagtctcagagaactggacctgagtaacaacaacctgcaggattcaggagtgaagcttctctctgctggactgaagagtccaaactgtaacctggaaactctcag actgagtgacTGTAACCTCTCACAGAGAAGCTGTGAAgttctgtcctcagttctcagctcccagtcctccagtctcagagaactggacctgagtaacaacaacctgcaggattcaggagtgaagcttctctctgctggactgaagagtccaaactgcaacctggaaactctcag cttatcaggctgtttggtctcagaggaaggctgtgcttctctggcctcagctctgacctccaactcctcccatctgaaagagttggacctgagctacaatcatccaggagactcaggagtgaagctgctgtcggctggactgaaggatccacactggagactggaagctctcag ggtggagcctgctggagtcccattcttgacaccaggtctgaggaagt attcatgtcaactcaccatcgacacaaacacagtgaacaGAGAGctcaaactgtctgaagacaacaggaaggtgacatgGGTGAAGGAGCTTCAATCATATCCATATCATACAGACAGATTTGATTACTGGCctcagctgctgtgtagaactggtctgactggtcgctgttactgggaggttgaGTGGAGAGGAACAGTTTATATATCAGTGAGTTACAGAAGAATCAGGAGGAAAGGAGACAGTAGAGACTGTTGGTTTGGATGGAATGATCATTCCTGGAGTCTGAGATGCTCTGATGTTGGTTACTCTGTCTGGtacaataacataaaaactcgtctctcctcctcctctgtctctaacagagtagcagtgtatgtggactgtcctgctggcattctgtccttctacagagtttcctctgactcactgatcctcctccacaccttcaacaccacattcactgaacctctgattcctggatttgggttctggttcagttctggttcctcagtgtttctgtgctga